From the genome of Gemmatimonadaceae bacterium:
CGTTCGCGTCGAACTTGGCGCGGTTGTCCGGCGACAGTGCGTTGCGAAGATCGTTACGCTCGGCATCGCGGAGCTTCTTGGCCTGCCCGCGCTGCGCGCTGGACTGCGCCCACAGATTCTTCATCGCCGCGGTGTCGCCGCGCTGACGCGCCTGGCGCGCCTGCTCGATCTGCGGCTTGAACTGCGCGCGCAACGCTTTCATCTGCGGCGCGTACTTCTGCCGGACGGCCTTGACGTTCGCCTTCTCGGCGTCGCTGAGCTTGATGTTCTTGAAGAGCTGACGATCGCCTCGCTTGGCGAACTTGCCGCGATGGCCCTTTCCGGCGCGCGCGTGCTGTTGCGGAACCTGCGCCGGCGTCTGCGTGGGAGCCTGCGCACCTGCAACCGCAGCTCCGCCCAACGCGACGAGCGCG
Proteins encoded in this window:
- a CDS encoding Spy/CpxP family protein refolding chaperone, translating into MSQFRSTLIAALVALGGAAVAGAQAPTQTPAQVPQQHARAGKGHRGKFAKRGDRQLFKNIKLSDAEKANVKAVRQKYAPQMKALRAQFKPQIEQARQARQRGDTAAMKNLWAQSSAQRGQAKKLRDAERNDLRNALSPDNRAKFDANVTKVEQRVAQRAAKGGRKG